From Oxyura jamaicensis isolate SHBP4307 breed ruddy duck unplaced genomic scaffold, BPBGC_Ojam_1.0 oxyUn_random_OJ69932, whole genome shotgun sequence:
CTTAGaatctgcttcattttcctgcccATGTGCTGAGGCAGAAGGATGCTAATGGAGTAGTAATATCTGTATGAGAGACTAAGCCTCCTTGAACATTGCTGCTCTGAGGCACTTCACACACCTCAGCATACAGGTGGTACTGACATCACCTTTGTTGTTTCTTAGGGAATTATTTGACCTTCTCCTcatgtcctgcagcagggacatgtCCCTGGCCTGTGGACATCTCAGATCACTCCGGGTTCCCTTTTACCTATTGCTGTAGACCAGGACAGATTGCTGCAgagcccacagcacagccccatgcAATGGATTTTGGTCAGAAAAGTCCTTAAATTTTGCACAGTCTTTGCTTCTTTCAGACAGGCTCCCTTGCTCAGAGGCAATAAATGTGTAACAGCAGCTCCGTCACTGAGTTCCTCCTCATGGCATTTGCAGATATGCGGGAGcttcagctcctgcactttgggctcttcctgggcatctacctggctgccctcctgggcaatgGCCTCATCCTCACCGCCGTAGCCtgcgaccaccgcctccacacccccatgtacttcttccttctcaacctcgccctcctcgacctgggcTCCATCTCGACTtctgtccccaaagccatggccaatttCCTCTGGGACAACAGGGCCATTTCCTACCCAGGATGTGCTGCACAGGTCTTTTTGCTAGTCTTtttgatttcagcagaattatctcttctcactgtcatggcctatgaccgctacattgccatctgccagcccctgcactacgggaccctcctgggcagcagaacCTGTGCCaccatggcagcagctgcctggagcAGTGGCTTACTACACGCTGTGCTGCATACtgccaatacattttcactCCCTCTCTGCAATGGCAATACcctggaccagttcttctgtgaaatcccccagatcctcaaaCTCTCCTGCTCAGACTCCTACCTAAGGGAAGTTCAAGTTCTTGTGGTTACTGCTTTTCTAtttgggggttgttttgttttcattgctctgtcctatgtgcagatcttcagggctgtgctgaggatgccctcgCAGCAGGGACgacacaaagccttttccacatgcctccctcacctggctgtggtctcCCTCTTTATGAGCACCATCATGTTTGCCCAgctgaagcccccctccatctcctccccatccctggacctgGTGCTGGCTGTCCTGTACGCAGttgtgcctccagcagtgaaccctctcatctacagcatgaggaacaaggAGCTCAAGAATGCCATATGGAAACTGATGGCCAGGTGTTTTTCATAACCAGTAAACATTCTTGCCTCtcttcttctgaaaacagctgaaagtGTTACTCACGATAGGCCATGCCTGTCCTTTGatcttttgttgctgttacttTCCACTCATATTCTGAGTAATTTTGTTCACTTAGAAagaatattcttcattttggttttctatttaaataaagtaactttttttcttatatctttTCTCTGAGGCCTTTTCTGTGGCTGCAGTTGCAGTGCCCATGTGCAGAGGTGGAGGGAAAAGAGTCGTGGCCCAGCAGTCCAGCCCGGGAGCACCAGCGCTGGGTCCATGCAGAGTTGCTCTCCTGCCACTGCCACCCTCTCCTTCTGAGCCCTGCTGGCAGTGTAAGGCCTGGCTGCTCCTGTAGCTTGGTGCCAGCGCTACtgtgtggctgtgctgggaccacaggcagggacaggcagtGGGCACTGCAGTGACACACCTGGCCTACAGAACAGCATTTCACTCCTAAAAGGGCCGTGCCTGAAAGatcacttctgctttcagagtTGCCATCACATCAGAACGTGCTCAAAGAGAGTCCCAAAGGTTCCCTGGGACATAGGATGTGCTGGGAGAAGAGCAGAACCTGTCCAGGTGCAAGGGAGATATGGGAACAGAAAccctttgcagctgctgctacCTGCAGGCACAAAGGCCATCAGCTATCCCTAGGGGTGTCATGAAGGTCAGTGGGGCAGAGTGTCTTCAGGTCCCTTCATCCTGAGAGTAACAACCATGGGGCATTTGCCTGACTAGCACAGAATCGTCCAGGTTGAAGGCACCTTCAGAGACCCTCTAGTCCAAAGTGCAAGACCCAAATGCAGCTCTGTGATGTGCTTCCTTGAACCTCCAAGGTCCCTGTGCCTATTTCTCATGCCATGAGGCATCTcagaggagggcagagcagggcaatGCACCCCAGGGCTGAGTTGCCTCCCAGCCTTtggcagtggctgcaggagccagagggaccctgcaagtgctgcagtgCACTGCCTGTGTACATGCAAGTCCTTCAAGGAGCTGGAGTCTacagctcaatgtccaagtggaggtCAGTAAAGAGcggtgttcctcaggggtcacTATTGCgaccagcactgtttaacactttgtcagtgacatggacagtgtGAGTGAGTGCAGTCTCAGCAAGtatgctgatgacaccaaactgggtggtgcagttgatacactGGGGGGAATGGATGATATGCAGatggacctggacaggcttgagagatTTTCCTGTGagaacttcatgaggttcacaaaggccaagtgcaaagtcctgcagcTGGACTGgagcaatcccaagcacaaataccaGCTGGGTGAAGAATGGgtagagagcagctctgaggagaaggacctggagtattggtggatgagaagctcaaccTGTGCCAGCAATGTGagtttgcagcccagaaaaccaactgTATTCTGGTCTGCATCAAAGATGTTTGGCCCAAAGGTTGAGAGAGGTGATTCTCTCCTTCCACTCTGCTCTCAGGAGACCCCTCCTGGATTACTGCATTCAGCTGTGGGGCCCCAAActcaagaaggacatggaaataTTAGAAGGAGTCTAAAAGATGCCAAAATCATGATAGAGAGGCTGAGGCACCTTTTCAATGAAGACTGCCTGAGAAAGCTGAttctcttcagcctggagagacccaatagcagccttccagtacctaaagggggtcTTTAggtaatgttttaaaactaaaagagggtactttaaaattagatataaggaagacaTTCTTTCCTGTGGGGGTGGTGGTCaatggaacaggtttcccagagaagttgtggctGACCCATCCCTTGCCCCTTTGTGGCCAGAATCCTCCCACACCAAATCAAGATGGAaaccccccaccccagcaaAGTTGCTGTTTAACCGCATCTTTTCTGCATGGGGCCTCCTCTGCACCACAGAGCTCAATCTCAGCTCCCATTTTGCCACAGGCATTCTGCATGGGTGCTACAGGGCCTAACTCTACCATGTCCTGCCCTGGCTCTGCCATCCCGCTGGGCAGGGGAGAGGGTGACAACAGCAAAGGGATGTGTTTGGGTGTGGAACGTGGGGCCTGGCAGAGAAAAGAAGTTGAGGTAGAGGACAGGGTAAGGAAGCAAAGGCAGCACAAGTGGTGGTGTTGGTGCCAGGCCACATTTTTGCCAGGAGcctgagtgggcagcagctggcgGGAGGCAAGGGTGATAGTGTAAAAGCCAGTCAAAGTAACTCTCTAAGACTCAGTTTGGAGGTTTAGAAAGTAGGCATTCTTTTACTGACGTGCTGGACGCATAGGGGATCAGTCCACCTAGTGTGCTTACAGAACTGTTTGAGCTATAGGAGTTATATACAATCAAAACATACTTGTTAATCAGATTTCCCAAAAACATATTCATACTATTTCCTGTAACTCACTAAAATCAGTAACCGTCTCTGacacatgcatattttttccacagtctTTCAGGGGTCTTTGATAGTCATCGGTAGTCTTCCTCACTATGTTAGTTGAATCCAGTTCTTGTCCATGCTCAAACCATCTAaatctttcttctcttattCTTTCATCTTAGGCATGCATTCAAAGCTTAGTTGGTTACACATCCAAGGATATATGCGTAGCATGAGTTCTTCACCTGATCTGCTGACACATCCTCTAGGCCTGGGTCACCTTGCCCTAATTCTGAGGTACAAGTTTGTAGGCTCTTATAGATAAAGCTGACTAATTAGTTAGTAAGGTAACATCAGGGATAGAAGGTTTCTAAAGTGCCTTCTATCTAACAAAACCTAGTAAAGGTTTCACCTATCTGCTAATGAAGCTTTTCAAATTTGACACCATTCTTCTGTCAAGGAAGAgaccatttttcctttcagcttgcTCTAAAGAGGAGGCCAGGAAGCACCTCCCAAGGCcgctcctgccagcagagacaaggccAGCAtcaaggagaggagaggaggctggaaGGGTGGTGGTGaggtccctgctgctgtgcagcctaGTTGCCCCACAGGAGATGTGCTGGCCGGCAGGCCTTGCGAGGTCACCCAGCGCATCACAGAGCACCCCAAAGCAGCAGGGATGGCACTGGAGAGGcaggtggcagagctcagccaggGCTTGGCTGTGGGTCCCCTCTCTGCAGCCGCCTGATGGAatgtggcaggaggagggcagtCAGGGTTCGTGGCCACCGTGCTCACAATTCCCAGTTTCTTTACATGGTTCCTAACCTGAGACTTGTCCATGAATGGTAAGTGTTCCTTGCAGATGACCTTGTGAAACTTTGGGATTTGGTGAATAAATCTCATTCTGTTTTCCAAGAACAGAGCCTCTCTTTCCCAAATTGTTATGCTCTGCATCAGGGTCAGAATAGCTCCATAGCAGGCTTGGACTaaacagcagaaagagcaaCCAGGAGAAGAGCCTGGGCACAGCCAGGGATGCCATATGGGCTGGCAGTGCTAAACACGGGTATGGTCACATCCACATTGGGCTGCACTAGGAGGAGTGTGTCCACCCAGGCAAGGGACATATCATCTTCCATGACTCCACACCGGCGTGGCCCTAACTGGAAGAGGGCTTCCCAGTGTGGGACTCCTTTTCTGAAGGAATAGTGAGGAAGGGAGAGGGTTCAGAGGAGGTGTGCCAAGACAGGTTTAGGGGTCATATGTGTGGAGGTTGAGAGACCTGTGCTTCCTAGgcctgtgtggtggttttactcaagtaggcggctgagctccaccacagctgctctctcactcctcaaagaggaacagggagaaaataagatgaaaaaggctcaggggttgagataaggatgaggagatcacacaataattattgtgatggacaaaacagactcagcatagggagataggaagatttattgtctattactaacaagctagagaagtgagaaacaaaggaaagaaaccaaaagcatcTTCCCCCCCCGtccgccctcttccacctcctctccccaagtggcgcaggggaatgggggaatgggggttatggtcagtctatagctcTTCTTCTCTGCCATTCCTTCTCGGTccctctcatcccctgtgctgtggggtccctcccacgggatgcagtctttgctgaactgatccag
This genomic window contains:
- the LOC118159366 gene encoding olfactory receptor 14C36-like, with product MCNSSSVTEFLLMAFADMRELQLLHFGLFLGIYLAALLGNGLILTAVACDHRLHTPMYFFLLNLALLDLGSISTSVPKAMANFLWDNRAISYPGCAAQVFLLVFLISAELSLLTVMAYDRYIAICQPLHYGTLLGSRTCATMAAAAWSSGLLHAVLHTANTFSLPLCNGNTLDQFFCEIPQILKLSCSDSYLREVQVLVVTAFLFGGCFVFIALSYVQIFRAVLRMPSQQGRHKAFSTCLPHLAVVSLFMSTIMFAQLKPPSISSPSLDLVLAVLYAVVPPAVNPLIYSMRNKELKNAIWKLMARCFS